Proteins co-encoded in one Arthrobacter globiformis genomic window:
- the rlmB gene encoding 23S rRNA (guanosine(2251)-2'-O)-methyltransferase RlmB, translating to MANNGRPGAIRKLKKGPTTGTGGHGRKALEGKGPTPKAEDRPYHKAYKNKQLSERSEAKRSGGGRSAGARSGPKGRATEEVVTGRNSVVEALRAGIPAKALHVAIRIEMDDRVKESLKLAAERGIPLLETGKPELDRMTDDAVHQGLVLQIPPYEYQDAYDLAEQTVERWKKGHVANAPLFVALDGITDPRNLGAIIRSVSAFSGHGVIVPERRSVGVTAAAWKTSAGAAVRVPVARASNLNNALKQFKNMGIFVLGLDGDGDVSLPDLTLATEPVCIVVGSEGKGLSRLVRENCDQIVSIPIDSAMESLNASMAVGISLYEVSRQRSVK from the coding sequence ATGGCCAACAACGGTCGCCCGGGCGCAATCCGCAAGCTCAAGAAGGGCCCCACCACCGGAACCGGTGGCCACGGCCGCAAGGCACTCGAAGGCAAGGGGCCAACCCCCAAGGCCGAAGACCGCCCGTATCACAAGGCCTACAAGAACAAGCAGCTCTCCGAGCGCTCCGAGGCCAAGCGCTCCGGCGGCGGCCGCAGCGCCGGTGCCCGGTCGGGCCCGAAGGGCCGTGCCACCGAGGAAGTGGTCACGGGCCGCAACTCTGTCGTGGAGGCGCTCCGGGCCGGGATCCCGGCGAAGGCACTGCACGTGGCCATCCGCATCGAGATGGACGACCGCGTCAAGGAATCCCTCAAACTCGCTGCCGAACGCGGCATCCCGCTGCTGGAAACCGGCAAGCCTGAGCTCGACCGGATGACCGACGACGCCGTGCACCAGGGCCTCGTGCTGCAGATCCCGCCGTACGAATACCAGGACGCCTACGATCTCGCTGAACAGACCGTGGAACGCTGGAAGAAGGGACATGTCGCGAACGCACCCCTCTTTGTCGCCCTCGACGGCATTACGGATCCCCGCAACCTGGGCGCCATCATCCGCTCGGTGTCCGCATTCAGCGGCCACGGCGTCATTGTCCCGGAGCGCCGCTCCGTGGGCGTCACCGCCGCAGCCTGGAAGACCAGCGCCGGGGCGGCCGTCCGCGTGCCCGTGGCCCGTGCCTCGAACCTGAACAACGCCCTGAAGCAGTTCAAGAACATGGGCATCTTCGTGCTGGGGCTCGACGGCGACGGCGACGTCTCGCTGCCGGACCTGACGCTCGCCACCGAACCCGTCTGCATCGTGGTCGGCTCCGAAGGCAAGGGCCTCAGCCGCCTCGTCCGGGAAAACTGCGACCAGATCGTCTCCATCCCGATCGACTCCGCCATGGAATCCCTGAACGCTTCCATGGCCGTCGGCATCTCGCTCTACGAGGTCTCCCGCCAGCGCTCCGTCAAGTAA